In Eriocheir sinensis breed Jianghai 21 chromosome 29, ASM2467909v1, whole genome shotgun sequence, a single genomic region encodes these proteins:
- the LOC127004929 gene encoding hornerin-like isoform X34 has protein sequence MLAILTSLFPLLAIASGCGEVGPRAEVVCYSAAPAPPPSLDPCQCTVVVVEGAGLAHDLQLTSDADFTSYTALKTANPRLKIVVSLGGSNVKGETFALLTSSVEAVANFTQGAATFLEAHWLDGIEVDWRWPTNGKDKEDLTTLVKVLRLVLDQKVHNVSRRAVTEAVTEAVTEQQEEEEETTTFTPLQEDDESFGVDYSVLESGSEYEATVQPPVDEEDYLTTITTTTTTTETPTTTTATTIPNSTSSTTTTTPSTSTSSSGWTFERKRGGGRGGRIRGVVRRRPLNQVTPGDEKKDAEDAEDKGRLLMVTLAPNPEYIVKGYDLKELSKVVDYFTLPTHNLTLGEQHVTFHPARLMGVADLQNADSLVDLAAGLGVPLDHLILTVPATAMSFTLQDATLTTPRSPAADTPTYMSYSEACKVMSGGNWTVERDNDLTAPYAFDNLTWVAFDDPSSVKVKSKYALLRGLAGVALRDVDQADHEDTCGYGPYPLLSMIYTTFTELARSPRRTVLNSLVEDLTHSPSVPSDLRTSPFRIVRVVDRSGDITAIREYSSNTRYQCSRQGYYRDPDDCSNFYRCAKFNQYVDDFTVFEYACPRGLVFDDRWEVCAWPSAAPPCDGSSEIFPVPKQKFICPGEGYFTDPENCRWFFACLDHYGNGTYTQYEFRCPFGLAYDEDNYMCNWPWLVNGCGQNGVGYLDLAPGAAPVSVADVTGRRVYGKSIPTQQVPSQSLHGGSGDKAGCKECSGSVELSIGGKGVLSHEKGLIISPTLSNERLSYKVYKESIEFSGEKSQGGFGGSVSGGERSGERSQGGFGGRVSSGDHSGERSQGGSGSGVNAGGVAAVAFGSSLPQGPSFAGAKHTQDTAQHQGGSSGAASDRNAIKTPGTSPGYSYSAPSTAPLPSPVTEGYDNSQPRPSSTRTSSRGRPITSQGQPTGSRSGSGLGTSYSQPAAPSSSTRPSHGSQTSLRPSGGRPSTSRRPVTAAPGSGYSYAKPSVSAKPTPSRGRPTSRRPSSRRPTSSRPSSRRPSTSYPSPAPPTSGYSFPTPSTPFKPFPGEDVSSSSSSEEEPTRTTSSGYSYPTPSTSLTPGGGVTVSGQTPITSRPRVYPTPTPSTGYSHPEPPQSFGTLPPVPSPSGSVETGYRPTISSEESSEEGYSYSTPSRPLTTPRPRPTQPVATRRPRPSRPAATLPPPTTPGYSYEAPSLSFEPVRPFGSSESRETFQGVSDEVGIGATGGYSYQTPANPFLETKQPGFTPARPTPTPGYQTPRPSPTTRPQTPTYETPTRRPTPRPAPIPDSSSSEEGYSYRQPSVIFTVPGSSQSAEHSSSSSSEGGFAGYSYLPPSSDKSFNPFGSLGSGSHESSEGYSATGGSGHFGGSVQPSGGGSIHFGSGGSSHFSFGGSGDSGVSSGYRGSSGSGGQGGSGGSSHFSVGGSGGQSGSSESDEHRGSGSGGSSGFGGSGGQGGSGGSNGYSYSGGSSSFGGSGDGGSSESAEHRGSGGSSGSSHFGVGGSGGYSGSRGSSHFGSGGSGGGSSHFSIGGSGQSGSSGSADSGGSGGSGHVSSGGSRFFGTVGAGSSGSSESDEHGSRGGSSHFGTGGSGGRGGSSGGSSHFTFGGSGDSGSSESTEHRGTGGSSGYSGSNGGGGSRSRGGSGGSSGSSGSGGSGHFSFGGSGSRGGSGGSGGHSGSSESDEHRGSDGSESSGGSSHFSIGGSGGSGGSGGSGDQGGSGGSSGYIYSGGSSQLSFGGSSDSGSSESTEHRGSGGSGHFGGGGSGGSGGLSGSSHFSIGGSGGSGGRGGSGSRGGSRGSSGYSGSGSSGGSGHFSFGGSGHSGSSESDEHRASGGSSHFGGGGSGGSGGRGGSRVNGGRGGSGGSGSGGRGGSSDSGRYSGSSGSGGSGGSAGSSHFSIGGSGGSGGGGGSGGSGGSGGSSHFGGGGSGGSGGSGGSSHFSIGGSSGTGEIGGSGGRGGSGGSRSRGGSGGSGGYSYSGGSSQFSFGGSSDSGSSESTEHRASGGSGHFGGSGSGGSGGSSHFGGAGSSHLSIGGSGGTGGIGGSGGRGGGGGSGSRGSSAASSGYSGGSGSSHISFGGSGDSGSSESDEHRGSGGSGHFGGGGSGGSGGLSGSGGSGSAGSGGYSGSSGSGGSSHFSIGGSGGSGGRGGSGGSRSGGRGVSSGSGGYSGGSGSGGSGGSGGSRGSGGSSHFGGGGSGSSGGLSHFGGGGLGGSGGSGGSSHFSIGGSSGTGGIGGSGGRGGSGGSGGRGGSGGSGAYSYSGGSSDSGSSESTEHRGSGGSGHFGGSGSGGSGGSSHFSIGGSGSSGGGGGAGGLGSGGSVGYSGGSFSIGGSGGSGGSGGRGGSGAGSGGSSGFGGSSGTGGSGHFSIGGSGVSGGSGSRGGSGGSGSGGSSGFGGSSGTGGSDHFSIGGSGGSGGSGGHGGIGGSGGRGGVGGSGGAGSGGSSGFGGSSGSGGSDHFSIGGSGGIGGSGGRGGVGGSGGRGGSGVSGSSGSGAYSGASGSGGSGHFSIGGSGFGGSGGHSGSSGGGGSGHSGAGGSGGSGGRGGSGGSGGYSGGSGHFGSLGSETRVGTGGSGSSSGGGSRFFGSSGSGDSGSSESAGHGGRGGSGGSGSGVGVGGGYGRGQKVSGSSSRRPLTGGPSLVAKLTGKRHKLERFGPGGRRDFDDTLGPEVCERAGLFRHPDTCDKFYECYWDRWVERFTLHVFDCPIAIVYDSGITACNWPFNGPPCED, from the exons gTGCTAAGGCTGGTGCTGGATCAGAAGGTACACAACGTTAGCCGACGAGCCGTGACGGAGGCGGTGACGGAGGCGGTGACggagcagcaggaagaggaggaagagaccacCACGTTCACGCCGCTACAGGAGGACGatgagag CTTCGGCGTCGACTACAGCGTCCTCGAGTCCGGATCCGAGTACGAGGCGACGGTGCAGCCCCCTGTGGACgaggag GATTACTTAacaaccattaccacaaccaccaccaccaccgaaacaccaaccaccaccactgcaaccaccatccccaactccacctcctccaccacaaccacaactccATCCACCTCCACAAGCTCCTCCGGCTGGACATTCGagcggaagagaggaggaggaagaggaggaaggataagaggcgTTGTGAGGAGGAGGCCGTTGAATCAAGTTACCCcgggagatgagaagaaggatgCTGAGGATGCTGAGGATAAGGGGAGGCTGCTGATGGTGACCTTGGCGCCTAATCCTGAGTATATCGTGAAGGGTTATGACCTCAAGGAGTTGTCGAA aGTGGTGGACTACTTCACACTCCCCACGCACAACCTGACCCTGGGGGAGCAACATGTGACCTTCCACCCCGCGAGACTGATGGGCGTGGCGGACCTACAGAACGCC GACTCCCTGGTGGACCTCGCGGCAGGACTCGGAGTGCCCCTCGACCACCTGATCCTGACCGTCCCCGCCACGGCCATGTCCTTCACCCTGCAGGacgccaccctcaccaccccccGCTCTCCCGCCGCGGACACGCCCACCTACATGTCCTACTCCGAG gcGTGCAAGGTCATGTCCGGAGGGAACTGGACGGTGGAGAGGGACAATGACCTGACCGCGCCCTACGCCTTCGACAACCTGACCTGGGTGGCCTTCGATGACCCCAGCAGCGTCAAGGTCAAg agCAAGTACGCGCTGCTGCGAGGCCTGGCTGGCGTGGCGCTGAGGGACGTGGATCAGGCAGACCACGAGGACACGTGTGGATATGGTCCATACCCGCTCCTCTCCATGATCTACACCACATTCACTGAG CTCGCTCGGTCACCCCGCCGCACGGTGCTCAATAGTCTGGTGGAGGACCTCACCCACTCCCCCTCCGTGCCCTCAGACCTGCGCACGTCCCCCTTCAGGATCGTCCGTGTTGTGGATAGGTCAGGTGACATCACGGCCATCAG GGAGTACTCGTCAAACACTCGCTACCAGTGCTCGCGCCAGGGATACTACCGCGATCCCGACGACTGCTCCAACTTCTACAGGTGTGCCAAATTCAACCAGTATGTGGACGACTTCACGGTGTTCGAGTACGCATGTCCTCGTGGCCTTGTGTTCGACGACCGCTGGGAAGTGTGTGCCTGGCCCTCGGCGGCACCCCCATGCGACGGCTCTTCCGAGATTTTCCCGGTCCCGAAGCAGAAGTTCATCTGTCCGGGCGAGGGTTACTTTACCGACCCTGAAAATTGCCGGTGGTTCTTTGCATGCCTTGACCACTACGGCAACGGCACCTACACGCAGTATGAGTTCCGCTGCCCCTTCGGCCTGGCTTACGACGAGGACAACTATATGTGTAACTGGCCGTGGTTGGTGAATGGATGTGGCCAGAACGGCGTTGGCTACCTGGACCTTGCCCCTGGAGCGGCGCCCGTCAGTGTTGCCGACGTGACTGGACGTCGTGTGTATGGTAAAAGCATACCAACGCAACAGGTGCCATCGCAGAGCCTCCACGGCGGCAGCGGAGACAAGGCAGGCTGCAAGGAGTGTAGCGGATCGGTGGAACTGTCCATTGGAGGCAAGGGTGTGCTCAGCCACGAGAAGGGCCTCATCATCTCCCCGACCCTAAGTAACGAACGCCTTTCTTACAAAGTTTACAAGGAAAGTATCGAGTTCTCAGGCGAAAAATCTCAGGGTGGTTTTGGCGGCAGTGTGAGCGGCGGAGAACGATCAGGTGAGCGTTCTCAAGGCGGCTTTGGAGGAAGGGTGAGTAGCGGAGACCACTCAGGCGAGAGGTCTCAGGGCGGCTCTGGCAGTGGGGTGAACGCTGGTGGAGTTGCAGCGGTGGCCTTTGGGTCGTCCCTCCCGCAAGGCCCTTCGTTCGCTGGAGCCAAGCACACTCAGGACACTGCACAGCACCAAGGAGGGTCCTCAGGAGCCGCGTCTGACCGCAATGCCATCAAGACGCCTGGAACATCTCCTGGGTACTCTTACAGCGCCCCGTCAACCGCCCCGCTGCCATCCCCAGTCACCGAGGGCTATGACAACTCGCAGCCTCGCCCGTCCTCCACACGCACTTCGTCCCGCGGGCGGCCAATCACGTCTCAGGGGCAACCTACAGGTTCCCGCTCGGGCTCCGGATTAGGAACTTCTTACTCACAACCTGCAGCACCTTCTTCTTCTACCCGACCCTCCCACGGCTCACAGACATCACTGCGCCCCTCCGGTGGTAGACCTTCCACTTCCAGAAGGCCAGTCACTGCAGCGCCAGGAAGCGGATACTCCTACGCCAAACCCTCTGTTTCCGCCAAACCCACTCCCTCTCGTGGCCGACCAACCAGCCGCCGCCCATCCAGTCGTAGACCCACAAGCAGCAGACCCTCCAGTCGCCGACCTTCCACCTCCTACCCATCCCCCGCACCACCCACCTCTGGATACTCTTTCCCCACTCCATCAACACCCTTCAAGCCATTCCCTGGTGAAGACGTGTCATCGTCGTCTTCGTCGGAGGAGGAGCCCACAAGAACAACGTCCTCCGGTTACTCCTACCCCACGCCAAGCACCTCTCTTACTCCCGGCGGCGGAGTCACCGTCTCCGGTCAAACGCCCATCACTTCCCGGCCGCGGGTCTACCCCACGCCCACACCCTCGACGGGATACTCCCACCCCGAGCCACCCCAGTCCTTCGGCACCCTCCCGCCCGTTCCTTCGCCTTCTGGGTCCGTTGAAACTGGGTACCGTCCCACCATCAGCAGTGAAGAGTCCAGTGAGGAGGGCTACAGCTACTCCACACCCAGCCGACCACTCACCACCCCTCGCCCCCGACCCACACAACCAGTGGCCACGCGCCGTCCACGACCAAGCCGACCAGCCGCCACCCTGCCACCTCCAACTACCCCCGGGTACTCCTACGAAGCTCCCTCGCTGTCGTTCGAGCCTGTGAGACCTTTTGGGTCATCGGAGAGCAGAGAGACCTTCCAGGGAGTGTCCGATGAAGTAGGCATCGGGGCCACAGGCGGCTACTCTTACCAGACCCCGGCAAACCCCTTCCTCGAAACCAAGCAGCCCGGCTTTACCCCAGCCAGACCCACCCCGACACCTGGCTACCAAACACCCAGACCTTCACCGACAACACGGCCCCAGACACCCACCTATGAGACTCCGACGAGGAGGCCAACGCCCCGACCAGCCCCGATCCCCGACTCCTCGAGCTCTGAGGAGGGCTACTCCTACCGTCAACCGAGCGTGATCTTTACGGTGCCGGGCAGCTCTCAGTCTGCCgagcactcctcttcctcctcctctgagggTGGGTTCGCTGGCTACTCCTACTTGCCGCCGTCATCAGATAAGTCGTTCAATCCCTTCGGCTCGCTGGGCAGTGGATCTCACGAGAGTAGCGAAGGATACAGCGCGACGGGTGGATCAGGGCACTTTGGTGGATCTGTTCAGCCCAGCGGAGGAGGATCGATCCACTTCGGCAGTGGTGGCTCAAGCCATTTCAGCTTTGGTGGATCAGGAGACAGCGGAGTATCAAGTGGATATCGTGGAAGTAGTGGATCAGGAGGTCAAGGAGGAAGCGGTGGATCAAGCCACTTCAGTGTTGGTGGATCAGGAGGCCAGAGCGGCAGCAGTGAGTCAGACGAACACCGCGGCAGTGGCAGCGGTGGATCAAGTGGATTTGGTGGGTCAGGTGGtcaaggtggaagtggaggatcaAATGGATACAGCTACAGCGGTGGATCAAGCAGTTTTGGTGGATCAGGAGACGGCGGAAGCAGTGAATCAGCAGAACACCGCGGCAGTGGTGGATCAAGCGGATCGAGTCATTTCGGTGTCGGTGGATCAGGTGGATACAGTGGAAGCCGTGGATCAAGCCACTTTGGTAGCGGAGGCAGTGGTGGAGGATCAAGCCACTTCAGTATTGGTGGATCAGGTCAGAGCGGCAGCAGTGGATCAGCAGACAGCGGTGGAAGTGGTGGATCAGGCCACGTTAGCAGCGGTGGATCAAGATTCTTCGGCACAGTTGGAGCAGGCAGTAGTGGCAGCAGTGAATCAGACGAACATGGCAGCCGCGGTGGATCAAGCCACTTCGGTACTGGGGGATCAGGTGGCCGAGGTGGAAGCAGCGGTGGATCGAGTCACTTCACTTTTGGCGGATCAGGCGACAGCGGCAGCAGCGAATCGACAGAACACCGCGGCACTGGTGGATCAAGTGGATACAGTGGAAGCAATGGTGGCGGTGGATCACGGAGCCGAGGTGGAAGTGGTGGATCAAGCGGAAGCAGCGGAAGCGGAGGATCAGGCCACTTCAGTTTTGGTGGATCAGGGAGCCGAGGTGGAAGTGGTGGATCAGGAGGCCACAGCGGCAGCAGCGAGTCTGATGAACACCGCGGCAGTGACGGATCAGAAAGCAGCGGTGGATCAAGCCACTTTAGCATTGGTGGATCTGGAGGAAGCGGCGGAAGCGGTGGATCAGGAGATCAAGGTGGAAGCGGCGGCTCAAGTGGATACATTTACAGCGGTGGATCAAGCCAGTTAAGCTTCGGTGGATCAAGTGACAGCGGCAGCAGTGAATCCACGGAACACCGCGGCAGTGGTGGATCAGGCCACTTCGGAGGCGGTGGATCAGGAGGCAGCGGTGGATTAAGTGGATCAAGCCACTTCAGCATCGGTGGATCAGGAGgtagcggaggaagaggaggatcgggAAGCAGAGGTGGAAGTAGGGGATCAAGCGGCTACAGTGGAAGCGGTAGCAGCGGTGGATCAGGCCACTTCAGTTTTGGTGGATCAGGCCACAGCGGCAGCAGCGAGTCAGACGAACACCGCGCCAGTGGTGGATCAAGCCACTTCGGAGGCGGTGGATCAGGAGGCagcggaggaagag GTGGATCAAGAGTCaacggaggaagaggtggatcaGGAGGATCAGGAAGTGGTGGACGCGGAGGAAGTAGCGACAGTGGAAGATACAGTGGAA GCAGTGGAAGTGGTGGATCAGGAGGCAGCGCTGGATCAAGCCACTTCAGCATTGGTGGATCAggaggcagcggaggaggaggtggatcagGAGGATCAGGAGGCAGCGGTGGATCAAGCCACTTCGGAGGCGGTGGATCAGGAGGCAGCGGTGGATCAGGCGGATCAAGCCACTTCAGCATTGGTGGATCATCAGGAACAGGTGAAATTGGTGGTTCCGGAGGCCGAGGAGGCAGTGGTGGATCACGCAGTCGAGGTGGAAGCGGTGGATCAGGCGGATACAGTTACAGCGGTGGATCAAGCCAGTTCAGTTTCGGCGGATCAAGCGACAGCGGCAGCAGTGAATCAACGGAACACCGCGCCAGTGGTGGATCAGGCCACTTTGGAGGCAGTGGATCAGGAGGCAGCGGTGGATCAAGCCACTTTGGAGGCGCTGGATCAAGTCACTTAAGCATCGGTGGATCAGGAGGAACTGGAGGAATTGGTGGTTccggaggccgaggaggaggtggtggatcaGGCAGTCGAGGAAGCAGTGCTGCATCAAGTGGATACAGTGGAGGCAGCGGATCAAGCCACATCAGCTTTGGTGGATCAGGTGACAGCGGCAGCAGCGAATCGGATGAACACCGCGGCAGTGGTGGATCAGGCCACTTTGGAGGCGGTGGATCAGGAGGCAGCGGAGGCCTAAGTGGATCAGGAGGATCAGGAAGTGCTGGTTCAGGAGGGTACAGCGgaagtagtggcagtggtggatcAAGCCATTTCAGCATCGGTGGATCAGGAGGCagcggaggaagaggtggatcaGGAGGATCCAGAAGTGGTGGACGCGGAGTAAGTAGTGGAAGTGGAGGATACAGTGGAGGCAGTGGCAGTGGTGGATCAGGAGGCAGCGGTGGATCAA GAGGCAGCGGTGGATCAAGCCACTTCGGAGGCGGTGGATCAGGAAGCAGCGGCGGATTAAGCCACTTCGGAGGCGGTGGATTAGGAGGCAGCGGTGGATCAGGCGGATCAAGCCACTTCAGCATTGGCGGATCATCAGGAACAGGTGGAATTGGTGGTTCCGGAGGCCGAGGAGGCAGTGGTGGATCAGGTGGTCGAGGTGGAAGCGGCGGATCAGGCGCATACAGTTACAGCGGTGGATCAAGCGACAGCGGCAGCAGTGAATCAACGGAACACCGCGGCAGTGGTGGATCAGGCCACTTTGGAGGCAGTGGatcaggaggaagtggaggatcgAGTCACTTCAGCATCGGTGGCTCAGgaagcagcggaggaggaggtggagcaggaggattAGGAAGTGGTGGATCAGTAGGATACAGTGGAGGAAGCTTCAGCATTGGTGGatcaggaggaagtggaggatcaGGAGGCCGAGGTGGATCAGGAGCAGGAAGTGGTGGATCAAGCGGATTCGGTGGAAGTAGCGGAACCGGAGGATCAGGTCACTTCAGCATTGGAGGATCAGGAGTAAGTGGAGGATCAGGAAGCCGAG GTGGATCAGGAGGATCAGGAAGTGGTGGATCAAGCGGATTCGGTGGAAGTAGCGGAACCGGAGGATCAG ATCACTTCAGCATTGGTGGatcaggaggaagtggtggatcaGGAGGCCATGGTGGAATCGGTggatcaggaggaagaggtggagtcgGTGGATcaggaggagcaggaagtggTGGATCAAGCGGATTCGGTGGAAGTAGCGGAAGCGGAGGATCAGATCACTTCAGCATTGGTGGATCAGGAGGAATCGGTggatcaggaggaagaggtggagtcgGTGGATCAGGAGGCCGAGGTGGCTCAGGAGTATCAGGAAGTAGTGGATCAGGAGCATACAGTGGAGCCAGTGGGAGCGGTGGATCAGGCCACTTCAGTATCGGTGGATCAGGCTTTGGTGGATCAGGAGGCCATAGCGGGAGCAGCGGTGGAGGTGGATCAGGTCACTCTGGCGCCGGTGGAAGCGGTGGATCAGGAGGACGTGGAGGGAGTGGCGGATCAGGCGGCTACAGCGGAGGATCGGGTCACTTCGGGAGTCTTGGATCAGAAACTCGAGTGGGGACTGGTGGATCAGGGAGCAGCAGCGGCGGTGGATCAAGGTTCTTCGGCTCAAGTGGATCAGGAGACAGTGGAAGCAGTGAATCAGCGGGGCATGGTGGTCGCGGCGGCTCGGGTGGCAGCGGGAGTGGCGTGGGCGTTGGCGGGGGCTACGGGCGTGGTCAGAAGGTGTCGGGGTCAAGCTCCCGGCGACCCCTGACAGGCGGACCTTCACTGGTGGCCAAACTGACGGGGAAGCGACACAAGCTGGAGCGGTTCGGGCCTGGCGGGCGGCGGGACTTCGATGACACGCTCGGCCCGGAGGTGTGTGAGCGCGCGGGTCTCTTCCGGCACCCCGACACATGCGACAAGTTCTATGAGTGTTACTGGGACCGCTGGGTGGAACGCTTTACCCTCCATGTCTTCGATTGTCCCATTGCTATTGTGTATGATTCAGGCATCACCGCATGTAACTGGCCCTTCAATGGTCCACCCTGTGAGGACTAA